One window of the Spirochaetia bacterium 38H-sp genome contains the following:
- the gnd gene encoding decarboxylating NADP(+)-dependent phosphogluconate dehydrogenase: protein MQKSDVGLIGLAVMGQNLALNINDKGYSISVYNRSDSKTREFISGPANKRENLLATYSIEDFVASLEKPRKIILMVKAGEVVDIFIEKLLPHLEEGDIIIDGGNSYFKDTIRRTKELEKKSILFIGMGVSGGEEGARKGPSLMPGGNPQAWPQVKNILTKIAAKTPDGTACCNWVGNDGAGHYVKMVHNGIEYGDMQLIAETYHIMKDILALSYEEMADTFEKWNKGILNSYLIEITADILRHKDTDGNPLVEKILDAAGQKGTGKWTGIEALDKGVPVSLIVEAVFARAISSFKEERELASTKLSTNRQIYRGDKQHLLDSLEAALIAAKATSYAQGFMLLREAAKAYDWQLDFANIATLWRAGCIIRSSFLDSIIEAYKESPDIPNMLLAPYFANLITKKQDQWREVIATAVQHAIPVPALSSALSFLDSYKSNRLPANLIQAQRDYFGAHTYERTDKPRGQFFHTNWTGEGGNTTSGAYNA, encoded by the coding sequence ATGCAAAAATCAGATGTTGGTCTGATAGGCCTAGCAGTAATGGGACAGAATCTTGCTCTCAATATAAATGACAAAGGATATTCCATAAGCGTATACAACCGCTCAGATAGCAAAACACGAGAATTTATATCAGGTCCAGCCAATAAAAGAGAAAATCTTTTGGCAACATACAGTATAGAAGACTTTGTAGCTTCACTTGAAAAACCAAGAAAGATAATCCTCATGGTAAAGGCAGGGGAAGTAGTAGACATATTTATAGAAAAACTTTTACCTCATTTGGAAGAAGGAGATATCATAATAGACGGAGGAAACTCATATTTTAAAGATACAATAAGAAGGACTAAAGAGCTGGAGAAAAAATCCATACTTTTTATAGGCATGGGAGTTTCAGGAGGAGAAGAAGGAGCAAGAAAAGGCCCTTCTCTTATGCCAGGAGGAAACCCACAGGCGTGGCCTCAAGTAAAAAATATCCTTACAAAAATAGCAGCAAAAACTCCTGACGGAACAGCGTGCTGCAACTGGGTAGGAAATGACGGCGCAGGCCACTACGTAAAGATGGTACACAATGGCATAGAATACGGCGACATGCAGCTCATAGCAGAAACCTATCATATCATGAAAGATATCCTAGCTCTGTCTTATGAGGAAATGGCAGATACTTTTGAGAAATGGAACAAAGGCATATTGAACTCGTATCTCATAGAAATAACAGCTGACATTTTGAGACACAAAGACACGGATGGGAATCCGCTTGTAGAGAAAATATTGGACGCAGCAGGGCAAAAGGGAACAGGTAAGTGGACAGGTATAGAAGCCTTGGATAAAGGCGTCCCTGTAAGTCTGATTGTAGAAGCAGTATTTGCCAGAGCAATATCTTCTTTTAAAGAAGAAAGAGAATTGGCATCAACAAAGCTCAGCACAAATAGACAAATCTACAGGGGAGACAAACAACATCTTTTGGACTCATTGGAAGCAGCACTAATAGCTGCAAAAGCAACATCATACGCACAAGGGTTCATGCTTCTTAGAGAAGCTGCAAAAGCATACGACTGGCAGCTGGACTTTGCAAATATTGCGACCCTCTGGCGTGCGGGATGCATAATACGAAGTTCTTTCTTAGATTCAATCATAGAAGCGTACAAAGAAAGTCCTGACATACCCAACATGCTTCTTGCACCCTACTTTGCAAACCTTATAACAAAAAAACAAGACCAATGGAGAGAGGTAATAGCAACTGCAGTCCAACACGCAATCCCTGTACCCGCACTTTCATCCGCACTTTCCTTCTTGGACTCTTACAAAAGCAACAGGCTGCCGGCAAATCTCATCCAAGCACAACGCGACTACTTTGGAGCTCATACATATGAGAGAACAGACAAACCCCGTGGGCAGTTTTTTCACACTAACTGGACAGGAGAAGGGGGCAATACCACATCAGGAGCCTATAACGCATAA
- a CDS encoding extracellular solute-binding protein: MKKTIFVLLLLVFFVSCSGKGPEKTVLSFTSWRTEDIERMERILSVFNSKHSDLEVKFTPIKDTEYDAQLRTSLASGVGADIIFLRSFTSVDMYKSGYLLDLNDVIPGIENFPTAAKSAWSWEKYVYGIPFVGVTHGVYYNKDIFTKYGLNPPQTWNEFINIAKKLKESGELVFAQGTVDAWTLYEVVFSGLGLISMVEKNPGKSL, from the coding sequence ATGAAAAAGACGATTTTTGTTTTATTGCTTCTTGTTTTCTTTGTTTCGTGTTCCGGTAAAGGTCCGGAGAAGACTGTTCTAAGTTTTACAAGCTGGAGAACTGAGGATATAGAGAGGATGGAAAGAATTCTTTCTGTGTTTAATTCTAAACACAGTGATCTAGAAGTCAAATTTACTCCTATCAAGGATACCGAGTATGATGCTCAGCTTAGGACCTCTCTGGCATCTGGAGTGGGGGCTGATATTATATTTTTGCGCTCTTTTACTAGTGTTGATATGTATAAGAGTGGATATCTGCTTGACCTAAATGATGTCATCCCCGGAATAGAAAACTTCCCAACTGCTGCAAAATCGGCATGGTCATGGGAGAAGTATGTTTATGGTATTCCTTTTGTGGGTGTTACACATGGTGTTTACTATAATAAGGATATTTTTACAAAGTATGGTTTAAATCCTCCGCAAACATGGAATGAGTTTATAAATATTGCAAAAAAACTTAAGGAAAGTGGAGAGCTGGTTTTTGCTCAGGGCACTGTGGATGCCTGGACATTGTATGAGGTTGTATTTAGCGGTTTGGGGCTAATTTCTATGGTGGAGAAGAATCCAGGCAAAAGCTTATAA